The following are encoded together in the Danaus plexippus chromosome 15, MEX_DaPlex, whole genome shotgun sequence genome:
- the LOC116766623 gene encoding protein krueppel-like → MALSLQSNQTSRGVSVRSLSSMREESLPMLAERILASRAAALVAGLPAELYSGALLAAWPPSPPAPLLPPPAPEIERARKRRRTPKLDDTTSPAPPSPPSSGSSPGATDPPRDKLFTCKVCSRSFGYKHVLQNHERTHTGEKPFECGECHKRFTRDHHLKTHLRLHTGEKPYSCPHCPRHFVQVANLRRHLRVHTGERPYACARCPARFSDSNQLKAHALVHEGDAPFACRCGARFRRRQAAALHRCPSGGCEPGTPSPPASIAPDWRWDDWPEQTEPEDLSLPRRPATPDSPTDLRVHAA, encoded by the exons ATGGCCCTGTCGCTGCAGTCCAACCAGACCTCGCGAG GAGTTTCTGTAAGATCACTATCAAGTATGAGGGAGGAATCGTTGCCGATGTTGGCTGAGCGTATACTAGCAAGCCGTGCTGCTGCTTTAGTGGCCGGTCTACCTGCGGAACTATATTCTGGAGCATTACTAGCAGCTTGGCCACCGTCACCGCCCGCCCCCTTATTGCCTCCACCAGCTCCGGAAATAGAAAGAGCAAGGAAACGACGACGAACGCCGAAACTAGACGATACAACGTCCCCTGCCCCACCATCACCACCGTCCTCTGGTTCATCACCAGGAGCTACCGACCCACCGCGAGATAAATTGTTCACTTGCAAAGTTTGTTCGAGGTCCTTCGGATACAAACACGTCCTCCAAAACCACGAGCGAACACACACTGGTGAAAAACCATTCGAGTGCGGAGAATGCCACAAACGGTTTACTCGTGATCACCATTTGAAGACACACCTTCGCCTGCACACTGGCGAGAAGCCGTACAGTTGTCCGCATTGTCCACGGCACTTCGTACAAGTCGCTAATCTGAGAAGACATCTTCGGGTTCACACAGGAGAGAGACCCTACGCCTGCGCTCGCTGTCCAGCTCGATTCTCAGACTCGAATCAACTCAAAGCTCATGCTCTGGTACACGAAGGTGACGCCCCGTTCGCTTGCCGATGTGGAGCGAGATTCAGGAGACGACAGGCTGCAGCTTTACACCGCTGTCCGAGCGGTGGCTGCGAGCCCGGCACGCCAAGCCCTCCAGCCTCGATCGCCCCGGATTGGCGCTGGGACGACTGGCCGGAGCAAACCGAGCCAGAAGATTTATCTCTGCCCCGAAGACCGGCGACTCCGGATTCGCCGACTGACTTGCGGGTGCACGCGGCGTAG